A part of Paraliobacillus zengyii genomic DNA contains:
- a CDS encoding dihydroorotate dehydrogenase electron transfer subunit has product MITKSIVKIEQINEIALDTIEMKLKTPISLEEVNPGQFIHVRIGSDHAHQLRRPISIADLDKVNQIMTIVFKIVGSGTEILARAKVGEELDVLLPCGTGYPIDKLEVPKALLIGGGIGVPPLYYLAKQLVEKGTEVTAILGFQAKEHVFYEEKFKALGNCHVVTNDGSYGHQGFVTDVIDIESPEFDYFFSCGPTPMLRAVSTKLENSNGYISLEERMGCGVGTCFACVIPVPGSATDYKKICSDGPVFEASEVAL; this is encoded by the coding sequence GTGATCACAAAGTCTATTGTTAAGATCGAACAAATAAACGAAATTGCTTTGGACACAATTGAAATGAAACTAAAGACGCCAATTTCATTGGAAGAGGTAAATCCAGGACAGTTTATTCATGTTCGAATTGGCAGTGATCATGCACATCAATTAAGAAGACCTATTTCCATTGCAGACCTTGATAAAGTCAATCAAATCATGACAATCGTATTTAAAATAGTTGGTTCTGGTACAGAAATATTAGCGCGGGCTAAAGTGGGAGAGGAATTAGATGTTCTCCTTCCATGTGGAACTGGCTATCCGATTGATAAACTTGAGGTACCAAAAGCACTACTTATTGGTGGGGGTATAGGTGTCCCCCCTTTATATTATTTAGCAAAACAATTAGTTGAAAAAGGTACAGAAGTAACGGCTATCCTAGGCTTTCAAGCAAAAGAACATGTATTTTATGAAGAAAAATTTAAGGCACTTGGAAATTGTCATGTTGTCACAAATGATGGTAGTTATGGACATCAAGGTTTCGTAACAGATGTGATTGACATAGAATCTCCAGAATTTGATTACTTTTTCTCTTGTGGACCAACACCAATGCTACGTGCAGTTTCTACTAAATTAGAGAATAGTAATGGTTATATTTCTTTAGAAGAACGAATGGGATGTGGAGTTGGTACTTGTTTTGCTTGCGTGATCCCGGTGCCTGGTTCCGCTACTGATTACAAAAAGATTTGTAGCGATGGACCTGTATTTGAAGCAAGTGAGGTGGCACTATGA